In the Chromatiaceae bacterium genome, one interval contains:
- a CDS encoding efflux RND transporter periplasmic adaptor subunit gives MKPLFVAIAMSVPLLAGLAIGQDESPETQPGAQLKIPEQNVYVVTRERDTNAAVLGGTVIPHKMVKLLAQIPGEVEFVAGREGDAFGAGTQLVTLDVSSMMAKRRAALAGLNSARAGLGNAEVQYRREVLTPNSQSNAMMGGLPGMVSIFSDPMRSMMGQGSPGYERHSNLYGQGVQIQTARDAVAQAEAGLRELDENIENAVSVAPFDGVIVQKMVEVGDVVQPGMPLVVFADTSQMEIQLEVPTRLVAALSEGEEIKARLDRGTELVRARVARIFPMANTGGHTTTVKIALPDDSGARAGMYAEVLVPDPNHGQGGPLTVPKSSVTWRGSLPAVFLVSPDRTEVRMRALRLGSVIGDRVAVLSGLNEGDAILRVPDASMRSGPYQPNR, from the coding sequence ATGAAACCACTTTTTGTCGCAATCGCAATGTCGGTGCCCCTGTTGGCGGGGCTTGCAATCGGGCAGGACGAGAGCCCCGAAACGCAGCCGGGCGCGCAGCTAAAGATCCCTGAACAGAATGTGTACGTCGTGACACGCGAGCGCGACACCAACGCGGCGGTGCTCGGTGGTACCGTAATTCCGCACAAGATGGTCAAGCTGCTTGCGCAGATTCCCGGCGAGGTGGAATTCGTCGCGGGTCGCGAAGGCGACGCGTTCGGTGCCGGGACTCAACTGGTCACGCTGGACGTCTCCAGCATGATGGCGAAACGCCGTGCGGCGCTCGCTGGACTGAACAGCGCGCGTGCCGGGCTAGGTAACGCCGAGGTGCAGTACCGGCGCGAGGTATTGACGCCCAATTCGCAGTCGAACGCGATGATGGGCGGGCTGCCCGGCATGGTCAGCATATTTTCCGATCCGATGCGCTCGATGATGGGCCAGGGCAGTCCCGGCTACGAGCGGCATTCCAACCTGTACGGCCAGGGGGTGCAGATCCAGACGGCGCGTGACGCGGTCGCCCAGGCCGAGGCGGGCCTCAGGGAACTGGACGAGAACATCGAGAATGCGGTCAGCGTGGCGCCGTTCGACGGCGTGATCGTACAAAAGATGGTGGAAGTGGGTGACGTCGTACAGCCCGGGATGCCGCTGGTGGTGTTTGCCGATACCAGCCAGATGGAGATCCAGCTCGAGGTGCCGACCCGGCTGGTCGCCGCGCTCAGCGAAGGCGAGGAGATCAAAGCCCGGCTCGACCGCGGCACCGAGTTGGTCAGGGCGCGCGTGGCACGCATCTTCCCGATGGCCAACACCGGTGGACACACGACGACCGTGAAGATCGCGCTGCCGGACGACAGCGGTGCGCGCGCCGGCATGTACGCCGAGGTGCTGGTGCCCGATCCGAATCACGGCCAGGGTGGACCGCTGACGGTGCCGAAATCGTCGGTCACCTGGCGTGGCAGTCTGCCAGCCGTATTCCTGGTGTCGCCGGACCGCACCGAGGTGAGGATGCGTGCGCTGCGTCTGGGTTCCGTGATCGGCGATCGCGTCGCGGTGTTGTCCGGCCTCAACGAGGGTGACGCGATCCTCAGGGTGCCCGACGCATCGATGCGATCCGGTCCCTACCAGCCGAACCGCTAG
- the imuA gene encoding translesion DNA synthesis-associated protein ImuA: MQVIDLEELKSRGVLWQGQRGTLAPERVLATGWGVLDELLGGGWPRAALIEVLSEAHQGLALWLPLLARLSADPRWLVWVAPPYLPYAPALAARGVRVERVLLVRDVASPQALWAVEQALKSGACGLVLAWPESLPGASLQTAQLRRLQLAAEQGDCPGVLFRPLRAAAQGSPATLRLRLRPAPLGLEVEILKRRGGWGGTSCIVPIPSAGDPLQA; this comes from the coding sequence ATGCAGGTGATCGATCTCGAAGAACTGAAAAGCCGGGGCGTGCTGTGGCAGGGACAGCGCGGCACCCTGGCACCGGAACGGGTGCTGGCGACCGGCTGGGGGGTGCTCGATGAGCTGCTCGGCGGCGGCTGGCCACGTGCCGCGCTGATCGAGGTATTGAGCGAGGCCCATCAGGGCCTGGCGCTGTGGCTGCCGCTGCTGGCACGGCTGAGCGCGGATCCGCGCTGGCTGGTCTGGGTGGCTCCACCCTATCTGCCGTATGCGCCGGCACTGGCGGCACGCGGTGTGCGGGTCGAGCGGGTGTTGCTGGTGCGTGACGTGGCGAGTCCCCAGGCACTGTGGGCGGTCGAGCAGGCGCTCAAGTCGGGGGCCTGCGGCCTGGTGCTGGCGTGGCCCGAGAGCCTGCCCGGGGCATCGCTGCAGACCGCACAGCTGCGCCGCCTGCAGCTGGCCGCGGAGCAGGGCGATTGTCCGGGGGTGCTGTTTCGTCCGCTGCGGGCCGCGGCGCAGGGTTCGCCGGCGACGCTGCGCCTGCGTCTGCGCCCGGCACCGCTCGGTCTCGAGGTCGAGATATTGAAGCGGCGCGGCGGCTGGGGCGGGACGTCGTGCATCGTGCCGATTCCGTCGGCCGGCGACCCGTTGCAGGCATGA
- a CDS encoding error-prone DNA polymerase yields the protein MDSSPDTPGVAYAELHCLSSYSFLRGASQPEELVERAHALGYTALAITDECSVSGVVRAHQKAKALGLPLIIGSEVVLADGPRLVLLATNRAGYGQLCRLITHGRRRAGKGGYRLGRSDLVATLTDCLALLPLDLQVTDSACSWFADTFAGRGWLALELLRDGRDIERLRHSEHIARAWGLPRLASGDVHMHVRGRRALQDVLSAIRLNTPVARLGAARLPNGERHLRARDDLAALYPPALLAETLAVAAHCRFSLDELRYEYPDDVTPRGLTPHAWLRRLTEQGIARRWPDGCPARVRAQIEHELALIAELRYEAYFLTVWDLVRHARERGILCQGRGSAANSAVCYCLGITEVDPARMNLLFERFISRERNEPPDIDVDFEHQRREEVIQYIYAKYGRERAALAATVITYRTRSALRDVGKALGFGLEQIEALVAAVAAWRRHAEIRDEHLRDAGFDPANPTVERLRVLVNTLRGFPRHLSQHVGGFVIAAGRLDELVPIENAAMSERTVIQWEKDDLEALGLLKVDVLALGMLSAIRRALDLVNDYWAGRPVADYAARYRVDAATSDGTGVRERCADPAHWVPRLPLTLQDVPAEDPAVYAMIQQADTIGVFQIESRAQMSMLPRLRPACFYDLVIEVAIVRPGPIQGDMVHPYLRRRQRKEAVEYPSDAVRGVLERTLGVPIFQEQVIKLAMVAAGFTPGEADQLRRAMAAWKRRGGLEPYQKKLMDGMQARGYRREFAERVYRQILGFGDYGFPESHAASFALLVYVSAWLKRYHPAAFCAALINSLPMGFYAPAQLVRDARAHDVEVCPADVNHSDWDCTLEAAAVSGGAAAAAAPVASGTPVLRLGLRMIRGLAQAAAERIAVARAERAFSDVADLARRAGLHRGDLRVLAAADALQGLAGHRHLAAWQVAGVEQALPIAGLAHFNEQLPLLRPPDAGQAVLADYAQTGLTLREHPLALIRAQLRARGLLSSQEVAARAPGEIVRAAGLVLIRQRPGNGRAIFVTLEDEYGGLNLLIWADLAERQRRVLLGSQLLGVVAEIQRAEGVQHLVCRRLENHSDLLGELHVVSRDFH from the coding sequence ATGGACTCTTCACCTGACACGCCGGGCGTCGCCTATGCCGAACTGCACTGCCTGAGCAGCTACAGCTTCCTGCGCGGCGCCTCGCAGCCGGAGGAGCTGGTCGAGCGTGCGCATGCGCTCGGCTACACGGCGCTGGCGATCACCGACGAATGCTCGGTGTCCGGCGTGGTGCGCGCGCACCAAAAGGCGAAGGCACTCGGGCTGCCGCTGATCATCGGCAGCGAGGTCGTGCTCGCTGACGGGCCCAGACTGGTCCTGCTGGCGACCAACCGTGCCGGTTACGGCCAGCTGTGCCGGTTGATCACGCATGGCCGACGGCGGGCCGGGAAAGGGGGCTACCGGCTCGGGCGCAGCGATCTCGTCGCGACGCTGACGGACTGCCTGGCGTTGCTACCGCTGGACCTGCAGGTAACGGATTCGGCCTGCAGCTGGTTCGCGGATACGTTCGCCGGGCGCGGCTGGCTGGCGCTCGAACTGTTGCGTGACGGGCGCGATATCGAGCGCCTGAGACACAGCGAGCATATCGCGCGGGCCTGGGGCCTGCCGCGCCTGGCCAGTGGTGACGTGCACATGCATGTGCGCGGCCGGCGCGCCCTGCAGGACGTGCTGAGCGCGATCCGGCTGAACACCCCGGTCGCCCGGCTGGGTGCCGCGCGCCTGCCCAACGGCGAGCGCCACCTGCGTGCCCGCGACGACCTCGCGGCACTCTACCCGCCGGCCCTGCTCGCCGAGACGCTGGCGGTCGCCGCGCATTGCCGTTTCTCGCTCGACGAGCTGCGCTACGAATACCCGGACGATGTCACGCCACGCGGTCTGACGCCGCATGCCTGGCTGCGCCGGCTGACCGAGCAGGGCATAGCGCGGCGTTGGCCGGACGGCTGCCCGGCACGGGTGCGCGCGCAGATCGAACACGAGCTGGCGCTGATCGCCGAGCTTCGCTACGAGGCCTATTTCCTCACGGTCTGGGACCTGGTCCGGCATGCGCGTGAGCGCGGCATCCTGTGCCAGGGGCGCGGCTCGGCGGCCAACTCCGCGGTGTGCTACTGCCTCGGCATCACCGAGGTCGACCCGGCGCGCATGAACCTGCTGTTCGAGCGTTTCATCTCACGTGAACGCAACGAGCCGCCGGACATCGATGTCGATTTCGAACACCAGCGCCGCGAGGAGGTGATCCAGTACATCTATGCGAAGTACGGACGCGAACGTGCCGCGCTGGCGGCGACCGTGATCACCTACCGGACGCGCAGCGCGTTGCGCGACGTCGGCAAGGCGCTCGGGTTTGGCCTGGAGCAGATCGAGGCGCTGGTCGCGGCGGTCGCCGCCTGGCGCCGCCACGCGGAGATCCGCGATGAGCACCTGCGCGATGCCGGTTTCGATCCGGCGAACCCGACCGTCGAACGGCTGCGCGTGCTGGTCAACACGCTGCGCGGTTTTCCGCGTCACCTGTCGCAGCATGTCGGCGGCTTCGTGATCGCCGCCGGCCGGCTCGACGAACTGGTGCCGATCGAGAATGCGGCAATGTCCGAACGCACCGTGATCCAGTGGGAGAAGGACGACCTCGAGGCGCTCGGCCTGCTGAAGGTCGACGTGCTGGCGCTGGGCATGCTGAGCGCGATCCGGCGCGCGCTCGACCTGGTGAACGATTACTGGGCGGGGCGGCCGGTCGCGGACTATGCCGCCCGGTACCGGGTCGATGCGGCGACATCGGACGGGACGGGCGTGCGCGAGCGTTGCGCCGATCCGGCGCACTGGGTGCCGCGCCTGCCGCTGACCCTGCAGGACGTCCCGGCCGAGGATCCGGCGGTGTACGCGATGATCCAGCAGGCCGACACCATCGGTGTGTTCCAGATCGAGTCGCGCGCGCAGATGTCGATGTTGCCGCGGCTCAGGCCAGCGTGTTTCTACGACCTGGTGATCGAGGTCGCGATCGTGCGTCCCGGGCCCATCCAGGGCGACATGGTGCATCCCTATCTGCGCCGCCGGCAGCGCAAGGAGGCGGTCGAGTATCCGTCGGACGCGGTGCGCGGTGTGCTCGAACGAACGCTCGGTGTGCCGATCTTCCAGGAGCAGGTGATCAAGCTGGCGATGGTCGCGGCCGGCTTCACACCCGGCGAGGCCGACCAGCTGCGGCGCGCGATGGCGGCGTGGAAGCGGCGCGGTGGTCTCGAGCCGTACCAGAAGAAACTGATGGACGGCATGCAGGCGCGTGGCTATCGGCGTGAGTTCGCCGAGCGGGTGTATCGCCAGATCCTCGGTTTCGGCGACTACGGTTTTCCCGAGTCGCATGCGGCGAGCTTCGCGCTGTTGGTGTACGTCTCGGCGTGGCTCAAGCGTTATCACCCGGCGGCGTTCTGTGCCGCGTTGATCAACAGCCTGCCGATGGGCTTCTACGCACCGGCCCAGCTGGTGCGCGACGCGCGTGCGCACGATGTCGAGGTGTGCCCGGCGGACGTGAACCACAGTGACTGGGACTGCACGCTGGAGGCAGCGGCCGTGAGCGGCGGTGCCGCAGCCGCTGCGGCGCCGGTCGCGTCCGGAACGCCGGTGCTGCGCCTGGGGCTGCGCATGATCCGTGGTCTGGCGCAGGCGGCCGCCGAGCGGATCGCCGTGGCGCGTGCCGAGCGCGCCTTCAGCGACGTCGCCGACCTGGCCCGGCGTGCCGGACTCCACCGGGGCGATCTCAGGGTGCTGGCCGCCGCCGATGCGTTGCAGGGGCTCGCCGGGCATCGGCATCTCGCCGCCTGGCAGGTCGCCGGGGTCGAGCAGGCATTGCCGATCGCCGGGCTCGCGCATTTCAACGAGCAGTTGCCACTGTTGCGTCCACCGGACGCCGGCCAGGCGGTGCTGGCGGACTATGCACAGACCGGCCTGACGCTGCGCGAACATCCGCTGGCCCTGATACGCGCCCAGCTGCGTGCGCGTGGCCTGTTGTCGTCCCAGGAGGTCGCCGCGCGGGCGCCGGGCGAGATCGTGCGTGCGGCGGGTCTGGTGCTGATCCGCCAGCGGCCGGGCAACGGCCGGGCGATCTTCGTCACCTTGGAGGATGAGTACGGTGGGCTGAACCTGCTGATCTGGGCCGATCTCGCCGAGCGCCAGCGCAGGGTATTGCTCGGCTCACAGCTGCTTGGCGTGGTCGCCGAGATCCAGCGTGCCGAGGGTGTGCAGCACCTGGTCTGTCGGCGGCTCGAGAATCACAGCGATCTGCTCGGTGAGCTGCACGTGGTGTCGCGCGATTTTCATTGA
- a CDS encoding DsrE family protein encodes MQPINQARRRLFQWMTAAGGLFALNRAQAHHTDTHFDDKSEHQIVYQCNKADHDYLSHILFSVGEMIRRHGDNVEVVVSCFGPGIHLLGDPPERPIAKELQERASSLRAYGVAFHACRNTMDSLGWTEQNLVEYAQIVDVGAEDIMLLQEKGFSYISW; translated from the coding sequence ATGCAGCCGATCAATCAGGCCCGTCGCCGCCTGTTCCAATGGATGACCGCCGCCGGTGGACTGTTCGCGCTGAACCGTGCGCAGGCGCACCACACCGACACCCATTTCGACGACAAGTCCGAGCATCAGATCGTCTATCAATGCAACAAGGCCGACCACGATTACCTGTCGCACATCCTGTTCTCGGTCGGCGAAATGATCCGCCGGCACGGCGACAACGTCGAGGTTGTCGTGAGCTGCTTCGGGCCGGGCATCCACCTGCTCGGCGATCCGCCGGAACGCCCCATCGCCAAGGAGCTGCAGGAACGCGCCTCGTCGCTGAGGGCCTACGGCGTCGCGTTCCACGCCTGCCGCAACACCATGGACAGCCTCGGCTGGACCGAGCAGAACCTGGTCGAGTATGCGCAGATCGTCGATGTCGGCGCCGAAGACATCATGCTGCTCCAGGAGAAGGGCTTCAGCTACATCAGCTGGTAA
- a CDS encoding TlpA family protein disulfide reductase, with product MNGLRALSLWVLCVATAHATDDVLFTDFNGQPQTIESHIADGQWLLVMFWAHNCHICNQEATSYARFHTAHADRDARVLGVSIDGPEHQAEAADFIDRHRLPFPNLIAEPAVAMLYFMSLTGEPFRGTPTFLLYAPDGTLTAVQAGAVPVDSIEAFIAKHATGAAARR from the coding sequence ATGAACGGCTTGCGCGCACTATCGCTGTGGGTGTTGTGTGTGGCGACGGCCCACGCGACCGACGATGTCCTGTTCACCGATTTCAACGGCCAACCGCAGACGATCGAGTCACATATCGCCGATGGCCAATGGCTGCTGGTGATGTTCTGGGCCCACAACTGCCATATCTGCAACCAGGAGGCGACCAGTTACGCGCGTTTTCACACGGCACATGCCGATCGCGATGCCCGCGTGCTGGGGGTCAGCATCGACGGTCCCGAGCATCAGGCGGAGGCCGCGGATTTCATCGACCGGCATCGGTTGCCGTTTCCGAACCTGATCGCTGAGCCGGCCGTCGCGATGCTGTATTTCATGTCCCTGACCGGCGAACCGTTTCGCGGTACCCCGACCTTCCTGCTGTATGCGCCCGACGGCACGCTGACGGCCGTGCAGGCCGGTGCCGTGCCGGTCGACTCGATCGAGGCGTTCATCGCGAAACACGCAACAGGAGCCGCCGCCCGGCGCTGA
- a CDS encoding intradiol ring-cleavage dioxygenase, whose product MQRTISATRRRLLRNIAGIATLGALPGAAGATLLTPRQTAGPFYPEELPLDRDNDLVHVAGRETPAAGVFTDLRGRLLDRNGQPLRDLRIEIWQCDANGRYRHSGDRGAQPIDPGFQGFGHTLSDPDGRYRFLTIRPVPYPGRTPHIHVAVFPQGERPFVTQLYVAGEPGNDQDFLYRRIPAEQRALVTADFTPAQGGAGALQANWDIVLGVS is encoded by the coding sequence ATGCAGCGAACGATTTCGGCGACCCGGCGTCGCCTGTTACGCAATATCGCCGGCATCGCGACGCTGGGCGCCTTGCCCGGTGCCGCCGGGGCGACGCTGTTGACGCCGCGCCAGACGGCCGGCCCCTTCTACCCGGAGGAACTGCCGCTCGATCGTGACAACGACCTGGTGCATGTGGCTGGCCGGGAGACGCCGGCCGCCGGTGTGTTCACCGATCTGCGTGGGCGCCTTTTGGACCGCAACGGCCAGCCGTTGCGGGACCTGCGGATCGAGATCTGGCAGTGCGATGCGAACGGTCGCTACCGTCATTCGGGCGACCGCGGGGCGCAGCCGATCGACCCGGGATTCCAGGGGTTCGGCCACACGCTGAGCGACCCCGATGGGCGCTACCGTTTCCTGACGATCCGGCCGGTGCCCTATCCTGGGCGCACGCCGCACATCCACGTCGCGGTGTTTCCGCAGGGCGAACGGCCGTTCGTCACCCAGTTGTACGTCGCCGGCGAGCCGGGCAATGACCAGGATTTCCTCTACCGCCGCATCCCGGCCGAGCAACGGGCCCTGGTGACCGCCGATTTCACGCCGGCCCAGGGCGGCGCAGGGGCGCTGCAGGCGAATTGGGACATCGTGCTCGGGGTGTCCTGA
- a CDS encoding DNA polymerase Y family protein, translating to MLWLALYFPQLPLEVFVRGRQQAGALAIVESRGGREQVGRCNAAAGTYGVRPGLALPAALALCAGLAVQRRDPVCEQRALQELAAWAYQFSARIAFEPSLLLLEVGASRRLFGGLPRLLAAIRHGLDQLGYSACEAVAPTPTAAGLLARSRPGSRVETAAALRTAVAGLPLAALTRDGQARGLIRHIGLDSIGEVLALPRAELARRTGPVLLQLLDRLLGQAPDPRVEWRPPQAFEQTIELLGEIVQTTALVFPARRLMIALCGFLRGLGGGAQQLQWTLRHRERPANRFGQGLLDPSRDPDHMLEVFRERIERLQLLAPVVAIGLRVDDWQAFEERTVGLLDGPRQVDQALLERLSNRLGGEQVRGLRCLADYRPERAWQLCTPGEAGAGSPLPGGLTQPPWLLLQPRPLPVHAGTPQYGGTLRLEGLPERIESGWWDGFDITRDYFVAHSPAGERLWVFRDRRGGGWYLHGLFT from the coding sequence ATGCTCTGGCTGGCCCTGTATTTTCCGCAGTTGCCGTTGGAGGTGTTCGTGCGCGGGCGCCAGCAGGCCGGTGCGCTGGCGATCGTCGAGTCGCGCGGCGGGCGTGAGCAGGTCGGCCGCTGTAATGCCGCGGCGGGGACCTATGGCGTGCGTCCCGGTCTCGCGCTGCCGGCGGCGCTGGCGCTGTGCGCCGGGCTGGCGGTGCAGCGGCGCGACCCGGTATGCGAGCAGCGGGCCCTGCAGGAACTCGCCGCCTGGGCCTATCAGTTCAGTGCGCGGATCGCGTTCGAGCCCTCGTTGCTGCTGCTCGAGGTCGGTGCCAGCCGGCGCCTGTTCGGTGGCCTGCCGCGGTTGTTGGCCGCGATCCGCCACGGCCTCGATCAACTCGGTTACAGCGCGTGCGAGGCCGTGGCACCGACCCCGACCGCGGCCGGCCTGCTGGCGCGCAGCCGACCCGGCAGCCGGGTGGAGACCGCGGCCGCGTTACGCACCGCGGTGGCCGGGCTGCCGTTGGCCGCACTGACCCGCGACGGGCAGGCGCGCGGTCTGATCCGGCATATCGGTCTCGACAGCATCGGCGAGGTACTGGCGCTGCCACGGGCCGAACTCGCGCGGCGCACCGGGCCGGTGTTGCTGCAGTTGTTGGACCGCCTGCTCGGGCAGGCCCCGGATCCGCGTGTGGAATGGCGGCCGCCGCAGGCTTTCGAACAGACCATCGAACTGCTCGGCGAGATTGTCCAGACGACCGCGCTGGTGTTTCCGGCGCGCCGGCTGATGATCGCGCTGTGCGGTTTCCTGCGTGGCCTCGGCGGCGGGGCGCAGCAGCTGCAGTGGACCCTGCGGCATCGTGAGCGACCGGCAAACCGGTTCGGCCAGGGGCTGCTCGATCCGAGCCGCGATCCGGACCACATGCTCGAGGTGTTTCGCGAACGCATCGAGCGCCTGCAGCTGCTCGCGCCGGTGGTCGCGATCGGTCTGCGGGTGGACGACTGGCAGGCCTTCGAAGAGCGCACCGTGGGACTGCTCGACGGCCCGCGGCAGGTCGACCAGGCATTGCTCGAACGCCTGAGCAACCGCCTTGGCGGTGAGCAGGTACGCGGTCTGCGCTGCCTGGCCGACTATCGCCCCGAGCGCGCCTGGCAGCTGTGCACGCCGGGTGAGGCGGGCGCCGGCAGCCCGTTGCCCGGGGGGCTGACGCAACCTCCCTGGCTACTGCTGCAACCGCGCCCGCTGCCGGTGCACGCGGGTACGCCGCAGTATGGCGGCACGCTGCGCCTGGAGGGACTGCCCGAACGCATCGAGTCGGGCTGGTGGGACGGCTTCGATATCACCCGCGACTACTTCGTCGCCCACAGCCCGGCCGGCGAGCGCCTGTGGGTGTTCCGCGACCGGCGCGGTGGCGGCTGGTACCTGCATGGACTCTTCACCTGA